AAAAACCTCTTCAACACCTTTAAGAATCAGGTCAGTGCAGTAATAGTAGAACCAGTAGCAGGAAATATGGGCATAGTAAAGCCAGAAGATGGCTTCCTCAACTTTTTGGCCGAAATTACACGTGAAAATGGATCACTTTTAATATTCGACGAAGTTATTACTGGCTTTAGATTAGGGCTCAGTGGCGCACAGGGGATTTATAACGTTAAGCCTGACATTACAACTTTAGGAAAAATTATAGGAGGAGGATTCCCTCTTGCTGCATTTGGTGGAAGAACTGAAATAATGAATTTGCTCTCCCCTGAAGGTCCAGTTTATCAGGCGGGCACATTATCTGGAAACCCAATAGCCTGCACAGCTGGGATAACTACCATAAAGATGCTTTTAGAAGACCCCCCATACGATAAATTAGAAAAAAATACCAAATATCTTACAGAAGAAATGAAAAATATATTCAAAAAATACTCAATAGATGTATATATTTCACAGTGTGGTTCAATGTTCACCCCCTTTTTCTGCAGTGAAAAGGTTATAGATCTTGATTCGGCAACAAAGTCAAACACACAAATATATTCAAAATTCTTTCAGGGACTTTTAAATAACGGCATATATCCACCAGCATCTCAATTTGAGGCTTGGTTTGTTTCTACAGCTCACTCACTAAAAGATATTGATGCCACCCTTGAGGCAATTGAAAATGTTGCCAAAAATCTCTAAAAACAATTTAATCCTTGGTGTCGCCGTACTTTTTGCATTAAGCGTTCTTATACCCATAATTTCAAAAATACTATTATTTTCTATAGCTTTCCTCTTAATCTACCAATACTTATTAAAAAGAAAATAATGAAGGTTATTGCAATAAGCGACGTTCACACTCCTCAATATTTATGGATGTTAAAGAAAAAATTAGAAACGTTAGACAATGATGTTGATCTTATAATTGGAGCAGGAGATTTGATATACAAGGGGGCAAGTCTGGCTATTAATAGCTTAACTTCAACAATTGTCCATAAGTTTAACAAATTTGTACCATTTTTTACGTGTTTTGGAAATGAAGAGTATTTCAACACTGAGCCAAAATTAAAAAAGCTTAAGTATCCTATTTATTTAGATACAGATTTTATAAAATTAGGAAATCCTGAATGGACATTTTTCTTTACAAGAGGTATTTTGGCACAACCTACTGCCTGGCAGAAAAAGCATATGAAAGATGCAGAAGGAATTTACGAAAGAAAGTTAGGTGAAATACGATCTATAATTGAAAGTCTAAAAAAGCAAACTAACAGAATAGTTTATGTAAGTCACTACGCTCCAACATACAGAACATTGGAAGGAGAAAACGAAGAAAGTTTAGAATTATTGGGAAGTGACAAGGTTGAGAAAATAATATTAGAATTTAATATCCCTCTTGCAATACACGGACACTCGCATCACTCAATCAAACCTATTGTAAATATTGGAAAATCAACTATAATAAACGCTGCTATAATGGTTAACAAAATTATCCCGGTTATAATTTTAGAGGACGGTGTGAAAATTGAGCATATTAGATAATGTCGGAAATACTCCTTTAATAAAGCTCAGTAGTTTTAGCGATAAAAATATATTTGGAAAATGGGAAGCAAAAAATCCTATGGGTTCAATAAAAGACAGAGCAGCCCTAAATATGATAGAAACAGCGATCAAAGAAGGAAAAATTACCTCTGAAACCACAGTAGTAGAAGCTACGTCCGGAAATACAGGAATAGGACTTGCTTTTGTTTGTGCAGTTAAGGATATCAAGCTAAGAATTTATCTCCCAGAACACATGAGCGAAGAGAGAAAAAAGATCTTAAAGGCATTTGGCACTCAGCTGATTCTTACTCCAAAAGATGAAGGTATTTCTGGTTCTGTGATAGCTGCAAAGGAGTTTGCAAAATCAACCAATGCATTCTATGTTGATCAGTTTAACAACCCATCTAACGCTATGGCACACTATATTAGTACTGCTCCCGAAATATATAGAGATATGAAAGGAGAAATTGGGGCGATCGTTTGCCCAATAGGAAGTGCAGGCACTATAACGGGCATTGGAAACTTCATAAAATCAATAAATAAAGAAATAAAAATAATAGGGGTAGAACCAGAGTTAAGTCCAACAATTAAAAAAGGCATCAGTGCACCTCACAAAATTCAAGGTATAGCACCTGGCTTTGTCCCTGGCATATACAATCCTAATGTCGTAGACGACATTATATGCATATCAGATGAAGAAGCATACGAAATGACCAGATATTTAGCAAAAAAAGAGGGCCTTTTCGTAGGTATATCATCAGGAGCAAGCGTGGCCGCATCTTTAAAACTTAACATTGAAAAACCAATAGTCGCTATACTTCCAGATACGGGAGAAAGATATCTTTCAGTAGAAAATCTATTCAATGCATAGGGCATTACTTCTTTTTTCAGGAGGTTTAGACTCCCTAGTTGCAGGGAGAATTATACAGGATCAAAATATTGATGTCATTCCAATAAA
Above is a genomic segment from Thermodesulfobium narugense DSM 14796 containing:
- the hemL gene encoding glutamate-1-semialdehyde 2,1-aminomutase codes for the protein MSFEKSKELYNEARKYIPGGVNSPVRAFKAVGCDPVFIKSAKKAYLHDEDSNKYIDYVCSWGPLIFGHANKKIIKSVEESLYHGFTYGAPTKVEVELAKLISKCVPSIEKVRLVSSGTEATMTAIRLARAYTKRDKIIKFKGCYHGHADSFLVQMGSGGLTFSTPTSPGVLEDVAKNTLLANYNNKEDIKNLFNTFKNQVSAVIVEPVAGNMGIVKPEDGFLNFLAEITRENGSLLIFDEVITGFRLGLSGAQGIYNVKPDITTLGKIIGGGFPLAAFGGRTEIMNLLSPEGPVYQAGTLSGNPIACTAGITTIKMLLEDPPYDKLEKNTKYLTEEMKNIFKKYSIDVYISQCGSMFTPFFCSEKVIDLDSATKSNTQIYSKFFQGLLNNGIYPPASQFEAWFVSTAHSLKDIDATLEAIENVAKNL
- a CDS encoding metallophosphoesterase family protein → MKVIAISDVHTPQYLWMLKKKLETLDNDVDLIIGAGDLIYKGASLAINSLTSTIVHKFNKFVPFFTCFGNEEYFNTEPKLKKLKYPIYLDTDFIKLGNPEWTFFFTRGILAQPTAWQKKHMKDAEGIYERKLGEIRSIIESLKKQTNRIVYVSHYAPTYRTLEGENEESLELLGSDKVEKIILEFNIPLAIHGHSHHSIKPIVNIGKSTIINAAIMVNKIIPVIILEDGVKIEHIR
- a CDS encoding PLP-dependent cysteine synthase family protein — encoded protein: MSILDNVGNTPLIKLSSFSDKNIFGKWEAKNPMGSIKDRAALNMIETAIKEGKITSETTVVEATSGNTGIGLAFVCAVKDIKLRIYLPEHMSEERKKILKAFGTQLILTPKDEGISGSVIAAKEFAKSTNAFYVDQFNNPSNAMAHYISTAPEIYRDMKGEIGAIVCPIGSAGTITGIGNFIKSINKEIKIIGVEPELSPTIKKGISAPHKIQGIAPGFVPGIYNPNVVDDIICISDEEAYEMTRYLAKKEGLFVGISSGASVAASLKLNIEKPIVAILPDTGERYLSVENLFNA